A single Blastococcus colisei DNA region contains:
- a CDS encoding DUF2017 family protein, with translation MKPFRAARGGDLVARLEAAEAGIVGLLLDQLEQLLEADVDDVGGDPVIARLLPDGHRGDPEAAADYRELTEASLRSGKADDLATVRATLPEAGGEVRLDADQAAAWLRSTNDLRLALGTRLEISEETEPPEEIAGEEDQQLAVYYWLTALQGSLVDALVAGRGGRS, from the coding sequence GTGAAACCCTTCCGCGCTGCCCGTGGTGGCGACCTCGTCGCACGCCTGGAGGCGGCCGAGGCGGGCATCGTCGGCTTGCTGCTCGACCAGCTCGAGCAGCTGCTGGAGGCCGACGTCGACGACGTGGGCGGCGACCCGGTGATCGCGCGGCTGCTGCCTGACGGGCACCGGGGTGATCCGGAGGCGGCCGCCGACTACCGGGAGCTCACCGAGGCCTCGCTGCGCAGCGGCAAGGCCGACGACCTCGCGACGGTGCGGGCCACGCTGCCCGAGGCCGGGGGAGAGGTCCGTCTGGACGCCGACCAGGCGGCGGCCTGGCTGCGCAGCACCAACGATCTGAGGCTGGCCCTCGGCACCCGCCTGGAGATCAGCGAGGAGACGGAGCCGCCCGAGGAGATCGCCGGCGAGGAGGACCAGCAGCTGGCCGTCTACTACTGGCTCACCGCGTTGCAGGGCTCGCTCGTCGACGCACTGGTCGCCGGGCGGGGCGGCCGAAGCTGA
- the clpS gene encoding ATP-dependent Clp protease adapter ClpS, with the protein MAGPLAPTRTPETTDEELGDLARPWVTIVWNDPVNLMTYVTFVLQELFGYDEPTATTLMLQVHHEGKAIVSSGPRERMEHDTSRLHAYGLWASFQRDS; encoded by the coding sequence GTGGCCGGACCTCTCGCTCCGACTCGGACGCCGGAGACCACGGACGAGGAACTGGGCGACCTCGCCCGTCCGTGGGTGACGATCGTGTGGAACGACCCGGTCAACCTCATGACCTACGTGACCTTCGTGCTGCAGGAGCTGTTCGGCTACGACGAGCCGACGGCCACGACGCTGATGCTGCAGGTGCACCACGAGGGCAAGGCGATCGTCAGCTCCGGCCCGCGCGAGCGGATGGAGCACGACACCAGCCGGCTGCACGCGTACGGGTTGTGGGCCAGCTTCCAGAGGGATTCATGA
- the serB gene encoding phosphoserine phosphatase SerB gives MPLDPISRRPVDDHPSVARAVLTVTGEDRPGVTARLFSALADGDGAPVEVVDVEQVVVHGHLVLGVVVAASPTAGAVPEPEPVFVARLVDLAARVADETGMDVQVEAASSGGSPPLPGRPHHVIVLGRPVPPDAVAGAARAIAGIGGNIDAIRRLSDYPVTSFELTVSGADATTLRTRLAAVAAATGADIAVEQVGLARRSKRLIVLDVDSTLVRGEVIDELAARAGRAAEVARITAAAMNGELDFAESLRARVAVLAGLPVEVLDEVREALVLTPGARTLIRTLQRLGFRCGIVSGGFTQITEPLAETLGLDFSAANTLEVVDGKLTGGLVGEIVDRPGKARALARFAEQYGIPLDQTVAVGDGANDLDMLNAAGLGIAFNAKPFVREQAHTALNQPYLDAVLQVLGFTRDEVLDAAP, from the coding sequence GTGCCGCTCGACCCCATCTCCCGCCGCCCGGTCGACGACCATCCTTCCGTCGCGCGCGCCGTCCTGACCGTGACCGGGGAGGACCGACCCGGCGTCACCGCCCGGCTGTTCTCCGCGCTCGCCGACGGCGACGGCGCCCCGGTGGAGGTGGTCGACGTCGAGCAGGTCGTCGTCCACGGGCACCTGGTGCTCGGGGTGGTGGTCGCGGCGTCGCCCACCGCGGGGGCCGTCCCGGAACCCGAACCGGTGTTCGTCGCCCGGCTCGTGGACCTCGCGGCCCGGGTGGCCGACGAGACCGGGATGGACGTGCAGGTCGAGGCGGCGTCGTCGGGGGGCTCGCCACCGCTGCCGGGGCGCCCCCACCACGTCATCGTGCTGGGCCGGCCGGTGCCCCCGGACGCGGTGGCGGGAGCCGCCCGGGCGATCGCCGGGATCGGCGGCAACATCGACGCCATCCGGCGGCTCTCGGACTATCCCGTGACCAGCTTCGAGCTGACCGTCTCGGGTGCCGACGCGACGACCCTGCGCACCCGCCTGGCGGCGGTCGCCGCCGCCACCGGCGCCGACATCGCCGTCGAACAGGTCGGCCTGGCCCGCCGCAGCAAGCGCCTGATCGTGCTGGACGTCGACTCGACGCTGGTCCGGGGCGAGGTCATCGACGAACTGGCCGCTCGTGCCGGCCGGGCCGCCGAGGTCGCCCGGATCACCGCGGCGGCGATGAACGGCGAGCTGGATTTCGCCGAGTCGCTCCGCGCGCGGGTCGCCGTCCTGGCCGGTCTGCCGGTGGAGGTGCTCGACGAGGTGCGCGAGGCGCTGGTGCTGACCCCGGGCGCCCGGACACTGATCCGCACGCTGCAGCGGCTGGGGTTCCGCTGCGGGATCGTCAGTGGCGGGTTCACCCAGATCACCGAGCCGCTCGCCGAGACACTGGGACTGGACTTCTCGGCCGCGAACACCCTGGAGGTCGTCGACGGGAAGCTCACCGGGGGCCTGGTGGGGGAGATCGTCGACCGGCCGGGCAAGGCGCGGGCCCTGGCCCGGTTCGCCGAGCAGTACGGCATCCCGCTGGACCAGACCGTGGCCGTCGGGGACGGCGCCAACGACCTCGACATGCTCAATGCCGCCGGTCTGGGCATCGCCTTCAACGCCAAGCCGTTCGTCCGCGAGCAGGCGCACACCGCGCTCAACCAGCCCTACCTGGACGCCGTCCTGCAGGTGCTGGGCTTCACCCGCGACGAGGTCCTCGACGCGGCGCCGTGA
- a CDS encoding nicotinate phosphoribosyltransferase, whose translation MTVDTGLTPPPAPALFTDRYELTMVAAALADGTADRECVFEVFARRLPFGRRYGVLAGTGRLLEALPHFRFGEDELTALRDQGLTDERLLDWLAGYRFSGDIEGYAEGDLYFPGSPVLTVRAPFAEAVLLETLALSVLNHDSAIASAAARMVAAACERPCIEMGSRRTHEEAAVAAARAAHLVGFASTSNLEAGRRYGIPTSGTSAHAFTLLHDDERSAFQAQVNALGPGTTLLVDTYDVDQGIRTAVEVAGTGLGGIRLDSGDLPTLATHARELLDSLGATTTRIVVTSDLDEYAISGLMAAPVDRYGVGTSLVTGSGAPTVGMVYKLVERDGVPVAKKSEGKRSVGGRKYAVRRHDADGVAVAEVVSSAPVTPRDGDRDLVVPLVAGGEVCEPASPVEALARARAHHERVRQALPQEGWALSRGEPVLETVSS comes from the coding sequence ATGACTGTGGACACCGGGCTCACTCCCCCGCCGGCACCCGCACTCTTCACCGACCGCTACGAGCTCACGATGGTGGCCGCGGCCCTCGCCGACGGCACCGCCGACCGGGAGTGCGTGTTCGAGGTCTTCGCCCGCCGGCTGCCGTTCGGCCGCCGCTACGGCGTCCTGGCCGGCACCGGGCGCCTGCTGGAGGCCCTCCCGCACTTCCGCTTCGGCGAGGACGAGCTCACCGCCCTGCGCGACCAGGGACTGACCGACGAGCGGCTGCTCGACTGGCTGGCCGGCTACCGCTTCTCCGGCGACATCGAGGGCTACGCGGAGGGCGACCTGTACTTCCCGGGCTCGCCGGTCCTCACCGTCCGCGCCCCGTTCGCGGAAGCTGTGCTGCTGGAGACCCTCGCCCTGTCGGTGCTCAACCACGACAGCGCCATCGCCTCGGCCGCGGCCCGCATGGTGGCCGCCGCCTGCGAGCGCCCCTGCATCGAGATGGGGTCCCGGCGCACGCACGAGGAGGCGGCGGTGGCGGCGGCCCGCGCCGCCCACCTGGTCGGTTTCGCGTCCACGTCCAACCTGGAGGCCGGCCGGCGCTACGGCATCCCGACCTCGGGGACCAGCGCGCACGCCTTCACGCTGCTGCACGACGACGAACGGTCGGCCTTCCAGGCCCAGGTGAACGCCCTGGGCCCCGGGACGACGCTGCTCGTGGACACCTACGACGTCGACCAGGGCATCCGGACGGCGGTCGAGGTGGCCGGCACCGGGCTCGGCGGCATCCGCCTGGACTCCGGTGACCTGCCGACGCTGGCCACCCACGCCCGGGAGCTGCTGGACTCCCTCGGCGCCACGACGACCCGCATCGTGGTGACCAGCGACCTCGACGAGTACGCGATCTCGGGGCTCATGGCGGCGCCGGTCGACCGCTACGGGGTCGGCACCTCCCTGGTGACGGGCTCGGGTGCCCCCACGGTGGGGATGGTCTACAAGCTCGTCGAGCGCGACGGCGTGCCGGTGGCGAAGAAGTCCGAGGGCAAGCGGTCGGTGGGTGGGCGCAAGTACGCCGTCCGCCGGCACGACGCCGACGGCGTGGCCGTCGCCGAGGTGGTCAGCAGCGCGCCGGTCACGCCCCGGGACGGCGACCGCGACCTCGTCGTCCCCCTGGTGGCCGGTGGTGAGGTCTGCGAGCCGGCGAGCCCGGTGGAGGCCCTCGCACGGGCGCGGGCCCACCACGAGCGGGTCCGCCAGGCACTTCCGCAGGAGGGCTGGGCGTTGTCACGGGGGGAACCCGTGCTGGAGACGGTCTCGTCGTGA
- a CDS encoding nicotinamidase has product MTRALIVVDVQNDFCEGGSLAVAGGTAVAGAITELLSGSHGYAHVVATRDHHIDPGHHFAEQPDFLETWPAHCVVGTGGVELHPALDREPLDAVFDKGEYAAAYSGFEGRAGDVPLAEWLRERGVDAVDVVGIATDHCVQATALDAVGNGFSTRVLLNLTAGVSEASTEAALEQLRTAGVQLEGSVHRA; this is encoded by the coding sequence ATGACCCGCGCACTGATCGTGGTCGACGTCCAGAACGACTTCTGCGAAGGCGGCAGCCTCGCCGTCGCGGGCGGTACCGCCGTGGCCGGGGCGATCACCGAACTGCTGTCCGGCTCGCACGGCTACGCCCACGTCGTCGCCACCCGTGACCACCACATCGACCCGGGCCACCACTTCGCCGAGCAACCGGACTTCCTGGAGACCTGGCCGGCGCACTGCGTCGTCGGAACCGGCGGCGTGGAACTGCATCCGGCACTGGACCGCGAGCCGCTCGATGCGGTCTTCGACAAGGGCGAGTACGCCGCCGCCTACTCCGGCTTCGAGGGCCGGGCGGGCGACGTGCCGCTGGCCGAGTGGCTGCGCGAGCGCGGCGTGGACGCGGTCGACGTCGTCGGCATCGCGACCGACCACTGCGTGCAGGCCACGGCACTCGACGCCGTGGGGAACGGCTTCTCCACCCGGGTGCTGCTGAATCTCACCGCCGGCGTCAGCGAGGCGAGCACCGAGGCCGCGCTGGAACAGCTGCGGACGGCCGGCGTGCAGCTCGAAGGTTCGGTCCACCGGGCCTGA